The sequence below is a genomic window from Humulus lupulus chromosome 3, drHumLupu1.1, whole genome shotgun sequence.
CCTATTTGGTCAatgtttttgttttatgtttcaaaagataaataatgttcattttcTAAGGTTTGCTTCTATTATTTTCAATCTATcattaatattgaaatttctaCTGTTGGTAAAAACTTTAATATGTATTTAGCTCTAATTAATTCACGAGAATCAAACAATAGAATTAAAGATTAGCGGAAACGTACCGGAGTCCATAGAATTGATTTTGAATGGTATGATCTTCCAATTTTTGCATCAATATTTCTTTCTGGAATCTCAGTTTCTTGATGACGGACATTCAAGAATAAAGATACGATATATGAAGCGATGCAAAAATGGGGACCAACCTGTTTATTAAACACTGAAAAAcagtaattaataatttatttactatttctaatttggcccctcatcaaatcAGAAATTGTCTCAATGATATCCACATATAAAAATCATGACAATCATGTTCTTAAATcataaactttattaaaaaatagaCCACATAAATTTGACTCATTTATATAATGACCCAacacatatttttatatatacaattgggacctaaataaataaatttctaacaTCTACATCTTAAAAATATCTCGACTCAATCAAATCCATATGCTCACTTTTAAATGAAATGGAAAAAGACAACAATAGATTGGTTATAATAAGACAAAATAGAAAGATAAAAAATGGAAGTAAACTCCTCGTGCCTTTGACTAAAAAAGTAAGCAAAAAAAGAAAACTCTATAGCTTTCTTCCTCCGCTCTCAGAAAAGCCAAAAACCCTAAACAGAAAACCTCgcaaaaattattataatttgaaaaaaaaaaatacttcgaAACAAACAAATCtttatttattaaaagaaaaagaaaaaaaaacagacaAAATTTCAGTGAcccactcttcttcttcttcttcttcttcttcttctgagtTCTAACCCATAATTCAATAATCCAAAGCAAAGCTTCTCGAactcatatcacatatatatataacttatatTATCATGCACACACAATCTCCCAATATATtgtttttttatgaaaatgaaaCCCTAAAATGTTAACACAAAAAGTCTGGAATGGTTGAATTTGAATTTTGTCAAGGCAAAACCCAACAAACCAAACATTTTCTCACATTTCATCATGATTGATTGTTATCATGCTCACCATGCatcgccaccaccaccaccagccCTCCTCGCACTCTATCAATCCCTCTTCCACCGCCGCCGCCACCTCCACCACTGTCGCCGCCACTACCACCATCAACAACAACAACGCCACCAACAGCAGCAACAATTCCGCCTCCCTTAGGTCCCccactcctactcctactcccaCCACTCCCACCCCTCTCTCTCTCGCTCCTCTCTCCACCCCCACCGCTACCGCCCTCCGCCACCCTTCTGACCATGCAATTGGCCCGCTCCTGCCTCACCCCTCCTGTGAGACCATGGCTGTTGCCTCCTCCTCCCCTTCCTTGGCCAGGGTTCGGCTTTCGGAGATTGCTCTTTACGATGGTGCCCCTGCTGCGCCCTATCTGAGGGCTGTGGAGGCCCTCTCTGGCTCCTTGATGAGGCACAATGCGGCGGTCATTGAATTGGGAAGCGACGATGCTGCTGTTATGCGCTGCGGCTTGGAAGCTGCTAGATTGTATTTTAGGAGTAGGGCTCAGCAGAGTGGCGGGAAGGGAGGCCGTAGTCTTTACATGTACAGGTCTGGAAGGTATGTCAAATCCCTTCCActggtgatatttttttttttaatttgaatgtgTGTATGGTTTGTACTTTTTAGTGCTTGAATTGCTAAGTAATTGTGATTATTAAAAATTGTGGATGCAAATTTGGGTTTGGAAATTGTGCAATGTAGAATGGGTAAAATTGAAGTTGAGTGATTTATGAAGACATTTGTAATGAATAATTAAATGCTGAATATAAGAAAACAAATTGGCAGCAAATGGCTTTGAAGTTGTGAAATCTATTgtgtttttttgttgttttttggtTACAATACTAGCAGAGGTGATGAAGGTATTTTACTCATTGTCTTGGTTCTTGGGTAATCCAACATATCTACCAATACTCACTTGTATGCAAATATGTAGCTTCTATGAACCCTTGATTATGATATGTTACCACATGAATTAGAACTTTGGTGGTAAAAAAAACCATGTATGGATTAAGTATAACATttagctgctgctgctgctgcttcttaattgttattattattttttactaaATACATTTGTCAGTGctaaaataaaattatggaagAACTATATAGTTTGTGCTTCTTCTTCTTGATTATTATTGGTAACAGAGAGCATTAGAACTTTGCTGGAAAAGTAAAACGCACATAAAACTATATCAATtaacttcttcttctttgttattATTGTTATCAAATGTACTTATATCTGTGTTAACCAAGAAGAAGAAGTTAATTGATTTAGTTCTTccatgattctttattttttttcagcAAAGTATGCTTTCATTCAGTTACCAATAATAATCAAGAGGAAGAAGTACTGGCTATATAGTTCTTCCATAATAATtaagaagcagcagcagcagctaaATGTTCTCAGTTTTGGTGTCTTGATTGTAAGACTCAGATGGATGATACCCCTCAAATATACATAATGTACGGATTAATAGACACTCGTAGTGATACTTATATTgttaagaaaaagaagaagagataacTAGCTATGAGCTCTGCTACTGTAGCCCACACTGGctggttttttctttttatttattattttccttGGATGTGaaacaaaatttttattttgatataAAATAATGGAGTTACAGAAAAAGGGGATAAGGTATCCTCATAATAAACAGTAGTTACAACATAATATGTATGTTTGAAGTTACTCCTGAAGGAGCATTATTTATGATGATACTCAACTTGGTGGCCTTTATATGATTTAAAGGCATGATCTCAAAATCTGTTGTCTTGGGGAGTGTTGAAGCTTGCTAAGTAATCACGAGCTTTTGATTTTGCAGGGCTCTGGAAGATTGGGACTCGTCTCCTCCTTGCATGGCTGATATTTTTAGATGCATGGGGAGGGCTTCACGTGCTGCTCTTTGTGCAATAGCAAGGCATCTTCGATTGCGAAGCGAGTAAGTATGGTGATAGATCTTTACAAAATATTgcatttttttgtatttattttttctattctAGAATACTCAAGTCTATATATCTACTTACAGGAAGTTTATATTTGCAGTGTTTTTAATCACTTACTTGATGACATGCCGTTGCCTGCTAATGAGGTGTCGTCATCAGTGCTTGTTGCTTCCTACTCAAATTCTTCCATGCCGAATGTAAAAGGTACCACAGGAGGAGGGAAGCCTGGAATAAATGGAGAGATTGAAAAGGGATTGTTGACATTATTTTCATCGGATAGTCCTGGTCTGCAGGTGCTTTACTCGTACTTATGACCAGTtgtagcatatatatatatatgtttttatcaGTCGTAAATGGAAAGAACCAGGTGACTTGTAATgtctaactctttttttttttgtcaaattaaATCATTTTTTAGGTCTGTGATCCCAATGGTCGCTGGTATTTAGCAGACAGCGGATTAAGTCCTGGGGATCTTTTACTTCTTACAGGGAAGGCACTTAGCCATACTACTGCTGGTCTTCGTCCGGCTGCATCTTATAGAGCTTCTTCTGAATACTTGGCCAATAATGGTGGTGGAAGGTATAATTGCTTTGTTTGATTTCAATATTGTGATGGATTTGTTGCAGCTTGTTCTAACTATTGGAGTTTATTTCGAAGAAGTTCATTTTGAATTACCCTATCAAGTTTTGTGATTGTAGGGCATCACTAGCATTTAGACTTATGCCACAAGGCAATGCTGTATTAGATTGTTCTCCAATTGCAGCGGCTGGTCATATCATTCCACAGAGTTATGTGCCAATATCTGTTAGCCAGTTTATGGATGATCTTTCAGCCGAGGAAGACATTTTGTGTAGTCGATCAGACAATAATTATGTAAGTTATTCATTGATTCATAAGTATATATATGCACGTGCTATACATGTGTATGTATCTACATGTACTAGAAAATTACCGATAAAGATGTGTGGTGGATAGAAAAGATAATTTTAGTTTTCTGATGTTTTCTTTCTGTATAATTGTGGAAAGTTTTGCTGCTTCTGATACAACTTAGAGCAGAAGCAGTAATTTTCAGTGATCTTGTTGCTTtatcttcttttttttaaaacatatgattttttttttgagaataTTCTACAGAGTAATAGGATTAGCAGTATGGTAATATCGTTTCTCTAAATAAAAAGTACTCCTGATACTATTGTCCATCAACCAATAAATGTAAGCCACAGTTCATACAATGTTATGTGGAAAAACTGATATGtcatgtttgagaactttgatcaATTGGGGTTTGGGTCAACTCGTCCCTTGTCTTGGGGTGTTTTATTTATTCTCTGTCTACTATCGACTTCTTGCATGTTCAagttttatgaaaaaaaatagaagttAGAAAACTtatataagaaaataatttttccaATATAATTTTTATGTAGTTTCTTTGAGAAATTATATTCTGTTATTGCATTGCTATTTTATATCCTGTATGAATTCCTTATCATGTTTTTGAATTCACAGATAGCTCGGAATAATTTGAATACGGAACCATCATTAAGAAGTGTTCTCTCAGATCCGTTATCGTGAGTGgtttttttgttatttgtttgTTCAATTAGTGATTTTCTGTTCTAAATATTCAAGGATTTATTTTAGAAGCATATGCACTCTGCTTTTGATAACTATGTGTGCAAATAATGATTTTGTTATTTTAAGTCATTTGTCAAATGCTTGATTATGTATCCCCCTACTATTGCAATATTAGACCAGAAAATTGAGGTTTTTAGCAAAAGTTTCTGTTTGGCCTTTCTTATAAACTTGATTATTCCTTTGATCTATCATCTACCTTGTTCTCATGAATGAACATTCAAGATGAAAGTGTTTATTTGGATTTCATGTCCGAGGGATTTTTATGTATTTGTTATTATtactaatattaatttatttactttTCGGGGATCAGTGGTTCATTTCTCGAAGATGCTACATTTGTTTCATGTGGACATTCATTTGGTGGTCTAATGTTGAGGAGAGTTATTGAAATGGTAAGTAGGTTTAATCCTATTATCTTGATTTGAagactttttaattaattacgtTTTCATGATTGCTTTAGAGTATCGTTGATATGTGAATGCAGTTTCTTCCCTTTTCATagaattttttcatttttcttaatTTAGTGGGATTGCATTATGTGCATTGACTATCTTTGTGCGTGACTAATGGAAAGTGGTTTAGGTTCCTTATAGAGTATAATGATTTTAAAGGATTGGGGTTGATTGTTTGTCACAAGCATAACAAGTTGTTGTTTTAGATATATAATGTCCTTCTAAGTGAGTGCTGGGTTTTCACCTAATGAATTCCCATGGCCCTTATGGTCGTGGGAGGGTTAGGAAGAGAAGCTCTCATAACCCCATTGGTTATGGGAAGGAAAAATTCCTTTTCCCCGCTCGAATTGGAAAGAATTGGTGAGTTTGTTTCTGCTAATCACAGTATCGATTTCTATTGGTATTGGAGTTTCAAAACTAAACTCAAAGTGTTCATGGTGACTATCTAAAGATGAAGGGGCTGTTCGTTTGTGTGAAAGAACTAGATTGTCAAGATATGATATTACATTGCACCTTGTTGGCACAAGGTGTTGATTGAAGAGATTCAGAATTTGATGTCTTTGAAGGATGAGAAAAAAAAGGGCTTAGAGCAttctttcaaaaataacaatttgATTATCTTCATCGAATGTTTTAGGAATAACAGAGGAGTCTTCCTCAAAGTCTCCACACTGAAAAACAACGTTGTAAGAAGTGTCATAATACCTGACGAGGGATGGGAGTCAAGTTGGAAGGAATTGAATAATTGCCGGGATTGTTGGCAGACATGAAAGAGAATCACAGAGGAGTATCTTGCTAGATACCAAGAAGTCTTTGGTCTCCGTGGTAACAGGGAAGGGTGAGGACGTTAAAAGTCCTACGACGAGTCACAGGCTTTCTTGCAAGAAGGGCTATGTGGTAGTGTTGCCACAGAGTGACAATCAATCTTCTTGGAAAACTATTTTTGCATGCATACAAAGGGAATTAGGAGTAAAGGTCGAGATATCTCTAATGTTTGATGATAGAGCCATCCTTTGGTGCCCTATCGAAGCTTTTTAAAAAGACTTGATCTATAAAGGAATGGTGTGCATTTCAGATGACACTAAGATATCTGTGGTCCCTTGGAGTTGGAGTCGACAGACGGAGGAGAAGAAAATTAGTTGTTATCATAATTGGGTTGGGGTTGATGGGATTCCTTTGAATATTTGGAATATCCACCTTTTTAAGGTTATAGGGGCCTTGTGTGGAGGGTTGATGGAAGTGGACAAACGAACGTTAGAGATGAAAGATGTGTCCTCCGCTTGATTGAGAATGGTTGGAAATTCGAAAGGCTTCATTCCAGCTTCAATCACTTTGCCTTACGATGGAATCTTTATCACCTTAAGATTATTCAGTTTGAGAGAATAGAACAATCTTCCTCTCAGTGGAGTTAGAAGCGTTTGGGTGAGGAAAAATGCACTCTTGTTCCAAATTAGTAGAAGATGAGGGTGGGCAGCAGAAGCCCGATGGAGGAGATGGAGAGGTGAAGTGATCGGATCGCCTGAGCTTTTAGATCGAACGACGAAATCTGAAGCTTTTCCAGTGGCCATGGTCGGCATAGATGCAGGAAAGCTTGATTTGGAGCCGTCGCATAAAACTTTTACGGATTTTCAGGAATCGTGCCAATCCCTGATTTATAGGGAAATTCAATTGGAGGTTACAGATAAATCTCTCTCAAATAGGAAAACATTGAATTCGATCGACTTGCTCAGGGTTTTCAAAAGATTACAAAACGATATGTCAAAGAGAACTAAGGTTTTTATTAAATTCGACTCTTTGCATAGTAATGTGTCAGATGTTAGGGAGACGTGGGCAACCTTTATTAAAACAAGAGGTGGGATTTGTTGGGACAAGCACGTGGGCTTTGGGGGGTGGGCTAGAAGCAATTTTTCAGTATGATCCGTGGGCTTTCTTAAAGCCCACTTTGGTGAAACTTGTGAACCCAATCGAAAATACCAATTACTTTTTGTCACTTAAGTTGTTGAGTATTGTTCCCAAAGCCCAAGATTCTTTTTCCAAGGCAACAATTTTTTATTGGGCCGATTTCCCCATTTGTGTTAAGAAGAGTTCCTCTTCTGTACTCATTAAGGATATGGTTGAAAAGGTGCACACTTCTACCCACCTTGGTCGAAGTTTCCTAGTTtacgaaagaaaaaaaaaactactgcTAAATCATCACTGAAAATGGACCACGAGATGAGAGAAAAGGAGTCACTTTTTGTACCGGATGAATGGGAAAAAAATGCTTCTATAGAGCAAGATGAAAAGCAAGAGCTTGGAGGGTATTTCTTAGACGAGGAAAGTTTAGATGGCAGTATTTCTAATGTTGATGGGGATGAAATAAATGAAGTAGATTGTGAGGATAAGGAAGAAATTATGGTCCACACAAGGAAGTTATGGGAGGATAACGAAGAATTGGTTGTGGAAAATAACTTGGTCAATCATAGTTTGGTCTCTAACTTTGGCAGGGAGGGTGAGGAAGAGCAAGTGTGTATGTATGAAGATTCTAAAAAAGCTTGTGAGAAAGATCGGATTAAGGAGGGCAGCGAGCAAGTGGAAGGTAGGGAATCATTTTGTGAGTCTTTAGTAGTGATAGTCCCGCATAAGGATGCCGTAAGTGGTGCTTCGAAACATTTATTTTCCTCAAATAGGAAGAACAGAGAATTGAAGAAGTTGGCCTTTAATGTTAATTATGATTGAGGCTCAGAGAAAGAGTGGGGTGATGTCTCCATTAGATGAAGATCCTTTCTTGGAGTGTTCGAGGTAGTGGTGCAGCAGAGAAAAAGAAAGCAATAAAAGAGTGTAAGATAAATCTAGATCTTATTGTCCTTCAAGAGGTGAAAAGAAGTCAAGTGGATAGACGTTTCGTCGGAAGTATTTGGCGGTCAAGGTTTAAAGTGTGGGTTCTCTTATTGTATATTGGGAGGTCGGGTGGAATTTTAGTGGTATGGGATACTAGAAGCATCAAGGTCCTTGATACTCTAGTAGGGGATTTTCAGTTTCCATTCTCATTCAATCAGAAGATAAACACCCTTGGTGGTTTTCAGGTGTCTATGGCCCAGTACGGTACAGTAGTCGTGACAAATTTTGGGATGAGTTAGCAGGTTTAAGCTCTCTTTGCTGGGATACTTAGTGTGTGGGAGGAGATTTCAATGTAGTGCGTAGTGTGGACGAGAAGTTTAATAATCTCTCTAATACGAGGAGATGAAGATTTTTGATGAGTTGATTAAGGAACTTCAATTGGCTGATCCCAGACTTAACAATGGAAGATTCACGTGGTCTGACTTTAGACATCATCCTATTTGTTGTCGTTTGGACAAATTTCTTTTTGCTAATAATTGGAGTGCGCTCTACCCTTTTATTAGACAAGAAGTTTGTGTGCGGCTGATTTCAGATCACAGTCCGATAGTTTTGGATTCTAATCCTCCCTCTCAGGGTCCAAGTCCATTTAGATTTGACAATCTTTGGCTAGAGCATAAGGAGTTTTGTTGTGAGTTTAGTCAATGGTGGCAGAGTGCCTCAGTGACAGGTGGGTCCAGCCACAGATTTATGTCAAAATTGAGTTATATTTGGAGGAAGGTTCAAGGTCAGAGCAAAGAAGTTTACGACTCTAGGAATTTGG
It includes:
- the LOC133824092 gene encoding uncharacterized protein LOC133824092, with product MLTMHRHHHHQPSSHSINPSSTAAATSTTVAATTTINNNNATNSSNNSASLRSPTPTPTPTTPTPLSLAPLSTPTATALRHPSDHAIGPLLPHPSCETMAVASSSPSLARVRLSEIALYDGAPAAPYLRAVEALSGSLMRHNAAVIELGSDDAAVMRCGLEAARLYFRSRAQQSGGKGGRSLYMYRSGRALEDWDSSPPCMADIFRCMGRASRAALCAIARHLRLRSDVFNHLLDDMPLPANEVSSSVLVASYSNSSMPNVKGTTGGGKPGINGEIEKGLLTLFSSDSPGLQVCDPNGRWYLADSGLSPGDLLLLTGKALSHTTAGLRPAASYRASSEYLANNGGGRASLAFRLMPQGNAVLDCSPIAAAGHIIPQSYVPISVSQFMDDLSAEEDILCSRSDNNYIARNNLNTEPSLRSVLSDPLSGSFLEDATFVSCGHSFGGLMLRRVIEMSRCTLCSQEIETGSMIPNIALRAAAAAVKYEDNRRLFHNAALRKRRKELGDQMDPLRRPNRENGDVGEDGLHRGVQYPFSVNEKVVIKGNRRTPEKFVGKEAVITSQCLNGWYLLKILESGENVRLQYRSLRKIQSPFGVEERCSSQPVQNSSS